The following are encoded together in the Gasterosteus aculeatus chromosome 7, fGasAcu3.hap1.1, whole genome shotgun sequence genome:
- the LOC120821579 gene encoding zinc finger Y-chromosomal protein 1 isoform X1 — MDEDVTRLTIHSEEPKIILHGLDEGGAGGQEFVVELQETVLVSEGEGEGMAVHRFAPDELVIQDAVEDVVSEYVHCDEDEDVAVETCVMALDGDEEGVAMGDIPDDGLDPEQQEDDQDGCGDYLMISLDEAGKMVSEDGTEVTVEGAVEDQEVEKDEDGQEVIKVYIFKADSGEDDMGESVDVSDGDAESVALTESSGQTLREKMVYMSVGDSHHNQGNHGGSKVTDEVYMEVVVGGEEPVTHDRSYDSVSLSKDFMPVAWAAAYGAEDSESCENRNGAASALLHIDESDGVDEVSRQRNKTKRRSEPRQVQTAIIIGPYGQPLTVYPCMLCGKKFKSRGFLKRHTKNHHQEVLTRKKYQCTDCDFTTNKKASLHNHMEVHALSSKAPFECEMCGKEFHQQAALFSHRLQHHHREPKGQQPPGTPNKMHKCKFCDYETAEQGLLNRHLLAVHSKSFPHICVECGKGFRHPSELKKHMRTHTGEKPYSCLYCDYKSADSSNLKTHIKTKHSKEMPYKCERCFQTFAEEEELMQHGLTHEENKTHLCAHCDHKSSNSSDLKRHIISVHTKDYPHKCAICGKGFHRPSELKKHSVSHRTKKLHQCRHCNFKIADPFILSRHILSVHTKEPQASPEKSEPKRTETHTPAATPKKSTPSSSSAAAAAAAATAAGPAGRVSAASLASSVTVVIGKGHKERRIYQCQYCDYSTGDASGFKRHVISIHTKDYPHRCEICSKGFRRPSEKNQHILRHHKDGGQAE, encoded by the exons ATGGATGAGGATGTCACCAGGCTTACAATACATTCTGAAGAGCCTAAAATAATACTACACGGATTGG ATGAGGGTGGTGCCGGCGGGCAGGAGTTTGTTGTGGAGCTTCAAGAGACTGTGTTGGTGTccgaaggagagggggaaggcaTGGCCGTCCACAGGTTTGCCCCAGACGAGCTAGTCATCCAGGATGCTGTAGAGGACGTGGTCTCTGAGTATGTGCACTGCGATGAAGACGAAGACGTCGCAGTCGAAACCTGCGTGATGGCTCTTGACGGGGATGAGGAAGGTGTTGCCATGGGAGACATTCCTGATGATGGGCTTGacccagagcagcaggaggacgacCAAGATGGGTGTGGAGATTATCTAATGATATCCT TGGACGAAGCGGGAAAAATGGTATCGGAGGATGGAACGGAGGTAACAGTGGAGGGAGCTGTAGAGGACCAAGAGGTTGAGAAGGATGAGGATGGCCAGGAAGTGATAAAGGTTTACATCTTCAAGGCTGATTCTGGGGAGGATGACATGG GAGAATCGGTCGACGTCAGCGACGGTGACGCGGAGAGCGTGGCGCTGACCGAGTCTTCGGGCCAGACGCTCCGAGAAAAGATGGTCTACATGTCTGTGGGGGACTCTCATCACAACCAAGGAAACCATG GTGGGTCCAAGGTGACTGATGAGGTTTATATGGAGGTGGTGGTAGGAGGCGAAGAGCCAGTAACTCACGACCGCTCGTATGACAGCGTGTCTCTAAGCAAGGACTTCATGCCTGTGGCCTGGGCAGCTGCTTATG GTGCAGAGGACAGCGAGAGCTGTGAAAACCGAAACGGTGCAGCCAGCGCACTGCTGCACATCGACGAGTCTGACGGGGTGGACGAAGTGAGCAGACAGCGCAACAAGACCAAGAGGCGGTCGGAGCCTCGCCAGGTACAGACAG CCATCATCATCGGCCCCTACGGTCAGCCTCTGACCGTTTACCCCTGCATGCTCTGTGGTAAAAAGTTCAAGTCACGAGGCTTCCTGAAACGCCACACCAAGAATCACCACCAGGAGGTTCTGACCAGGAAAAAGTACCAATGTACGGACTGCGACTTCACCACTAACAAGAAAGCCAGCCTCCACAACCACATGGAGGTGCACGCTCTGAGCAGCAAGGCCCCCTTCGAGTGTGAAATGTGCGGCAAGGAGTTCCACCAGCAGGCGGCGTTGTTTTCTCACCGACTGCAGCACCACCATCGAGAGCCCAAGGGCCAGCAGCCGCCCGGGACGCCCAACAAGATGCACAAATGCAAGTTCTGTGACTATGAAACTGCCGAGCAGGGGCTCCTCAATCGCCACCTGCTGGCGGTCCACAGTAAAAGCTTCCCCCACATCTGCGTGGAATGCGGAAAAGGCTTCCGCCATCCCTCGGAGTTGAAGAAacacatgcgcacgcacacggGCGAGAAGCCCTACTCCTGCCTTTACTGCGACTACAAGTCGGCCGACTCCTCTAATCTCAAGACTCACATCAAGACGAAGCATAGCAAAGAGATGCCGTACAAATGCGAGCGCTGTTTCCAGACCttcgccgaggaggaggagctgatgcAGCACGGACTTACGCACGAGGAGAATAAGACCCACCTTTGTGCCCACTGTGACCACAAGAGCTCCAACTCCAGTGACCTGAAGCGCCATATCATCTCCGTTCACACCAAGGACTACCCACACAAATGTGCCATCTGTGGTAAAGGCTTCCACCGGCCGTCCGAGCTGAAGAAGCACTCGGTGTCCCACCGCACCAAGAAACTCCACCAGTGCCGCCACTGCAACTTCAAAATTGCCGACCCGTTTATTCTCAGTCGCCATATCTTGTCGGTCCACACAAAGGAGCCACAGGCCTCTCCCGAGAAGAGTGAGCCAAAGAGGACAGAGACGCACACTCCCGCCGCGACGCCCAAGAAGTCCACGCCGAGCTCGTCCAGCGCCgcagctgccgccgccgccgccaccgctgcCGGCCCGGCCGGCAGGGTGAGCGCGGCCAGCTTGGCCAGCAGTGTGACCGTGGTCATCGGCAAGGGACACAAAGAGAGGCGAATATACCAGTGTCAGTACTGCGACTACAGCACCGGGGACGCGTCGGGGTTCAAGCGGCACGTGATTTCCATTCACACTAAAGACTACCCGCACCGCTGCGAGATCTGTTCGAAGGGCTTCCGGCGTCCCTCGGAGAAGAACCAGCACATCCTGCGCCACCACAAAGACGGGGGGCAGGCGGAGTGA
- the LOC120821590 gene encoding lipocalin, translated as MTFLPTLVGALLCCLAVSSEVFPQADFNLQEVAGKWYLIGFATNAQWFVNRRASMKMGAAMLTPTADGDLDISYASLNSDGSCWRMNNLAKKTEVPGKFTYTSWKKLNEMCMVDVKYDEYALIHTMRSKDSDPMAVNKLYGRDVDLTADLLEKFRQFSLETGVLPENIAFLPKNAECPDA; from the exons ATGACTTTCCTGCCCACACTGGTGGGagctctgctctgctgcctcGCGGTCTCTTCTGAGGTCTTTCCGCAGGCCGACTTTAACCTGCAGGAG GTGGCGGGGAAGTGGTACTTGATCGGATTCGCCACCAACGCCCAGTGGTTTGTGAACCGCAGAGCCAGCATGAAGATGGGCGCCGCCATGTTGACCCCGACCGCTGATGGGGACCTGGACATTTCCTACGCCAGTCTCAA CTCTGACGGCTCTTGCTGGAGAATGAACAACCTGGCTAAGAAGACCGAGGTGCCTGGGAAGTTCACGTACACCa GCTGGAAGAAGCTGAATGAGATGTGCATGGTCGACGTGAAGTACGACGAGTACGCCCTGATTCACACCATGAGGAGCAAGGACAGCGATCCAATGGCCGTCAACAAACTCTACG GACGGGACGTGGACCTCACTGCCGATCTGCTGGAGAAGTTCAGGCAGTTCTCCCTGGAGACCGGCGTCCTGCCTGAAAACATTGCTTTCCTTCCCAAAAACG CGGAGTGCCCCGACGCCTAG
- the LOC120821579 gene encoding zinc finger Y-chromosomal protein 1 isoform X3, translating to MAVHRFAPDELVIQDAVEDVVSEYVHCDEDEDVAVETCVMALDGDEEGVAMGDIPDDGLDPEQQEDDQDGCGDYLMISLDEAGKMVSEDGTEVTVEGAVEDQEVEKDEDGQEVIKVYIFKADSGEDDMGESVDVSDGDAESVALTESSGQTLREKMVYMSVGDSHHNQGNHGGSKVTDEVYMEVVVGGEEPVTHDRSYDSVSLSKDFMPVAWAAAYGAEDSESCENRNGAASALLHIDESDGVDEVSRQRNKTKRRSEPRQVQTAIIIGPYGQPLTVYPCMLCGKKFKSRGFLKRHTKNHHQEVLTRKKYQCTDCDFTTNKKASLHNHMEVHALSSKAPFECEMCGKEFHQQAALFSHRLQHHHREPKGQQPPGTPNKMHKCKFCDYETAEQGLLNRHLLAVHSKSFPHICVECGKGFRHPSELKKHMRTHTGEKPYSCLYCDYKSADSSNLKTHIKTKHSKEMPYKCERCFQTFAEEEELMQHGLTHEENKTHLCAHCDHKSSNSSDLKRHIISVHTKDYPHKCAICGKGFHRPSELKKHSVSHRTKKLHQCRHCNFKIADPFILSRHILSVHTKEPQASPEKSEPKRTETHTPAATPKKSTPSSSSAAAAAAAATAAGPAGRVSAASLASSVTVVIGKGHKERRIYQCQYCDYSTGDASGFKRHVISIHTKDYPHRCEICSKGFRRPSEKNQHILRHHKDGGQAE from the exons aTGGCCGTCCACAGGTTTGCCCCAGACGAGCTAGTCATCCAGGATGCTGTAGAGGACGTGGTCTCTGAGTATGTGCACTGCGATGAAGACGAAGACGTCGCAGTCGAAACCTGCGTGATGGCTCTTGACGGGGATGAGGAAGGTGTTGCCATGGGAGACATTCCTGATGATGGGCTTGacccagagcagcaggaggacgacCAAGATGGGTGTGGAGATTATCTAATGATATCCT TGGACGAAGCGGGAAAAATGGTATCGGAGGATGGAACGGAGGTAACAGTGGAGGGAGCTGTAGAGGACCAAGAGGTTGAGAAGGATGAGGATGGCCAGGAAGTGATAAAGGTTTACATCTTCAAGGCTGATTCTGGGGAGGATGACATGG GAGAATCGGTCGACGTCAGCGACGGTGACGCGGAGAGCGTGGCGCTGACCGAGTCTTCGGGCCAGACGCTCCGAGAAAAGATGGTCTACATGTCTGTGGGGGACTCTCATCACAACCAAGGAAACCATG GTGGGTCCAAGGTGACTGATGAGGTTTATATGGAGGTGGTGGTAGGAGGCGAAGAGCCAGTAACTCACGACCGCTCGTATGACAGCGTGTCTCTAAGCAAGGACTTCATGCCTGTGGCCTGGGCAGCTGCTTATG GTGCAGAGGACAGCGAGAGCTGTGAAAACCGAAACGGTGCAGCCAGCGCACTGCTGCACATCGACGAGTCTGACGGGGTGGACGAAGTGAGCAGACAGCGCAACAAGACCAAGAGGCGGTCGGAGCCTCGCCAGGTACAGACAG CCATCATCATCGGCCCCTACGGTCAGCCTCTGACCGTTTACCCCTGCATGCTCTGTGGTAAAAAGTTCAAGTCACGAGGCTTCCTGAAACGCCACACCAAGAATCACCACCAGGAGGTTCTGACCAGGAAAAAGTACCAATGTACGGACTGCGACTTCACCACTAACAAGAAAGCCAGCCTCCACAACCACATGGAGGTGCACGCTCTGAGCAGCAAGGCCCCCTTCGAGTGTGAAATGTGCGGCAAGGAGTTCCACCAGCAGGCGGCGTTGTTTTCTCACCGACTGCAGCACCACCATCGAGAGCCCAAGGGCCAGCAGCCGCCCGGGACGCCCAACAAGATGCACAAATGCAAGTTCTGTGACTATGAAACTGCCGAGCAGGGGCTCCTCAATCGCCACCTGCTGGCGGTCCACAGTAAAAGCTTCCCCCACATCTGCGTGGAATGCGGAAAAGGCTTCCGCCATCCCTCGGAGTTGAAGAAacacatgcgcacgcacacggGCGAGAAGCCCTACTCCTGCCTTTACTGCGACTACAAGTCGGCCGACTCCTCTAATCTCAAGACTCACATCAAGACGAAGCATAGCAAAGAGATGCCGTACAAATGCGAGCGCTGTTTCCAGACCttcgccgaggaggaggagctgatgcAGCACGGACTTACGCACGAGGAGAATAAGACCCACCTTTGTGCCCACTGTGACCACAAGAGCTCCAACTCCAGTGACCTGAAGCGCCATATCATCTCCGTTCACACCAAGGACTACCCACACAAATGTGCCATCTGTGGTAAAGGCTTCCACCGGCCGTCCGAGCTGAAGAAGCACTCGGTGTCCCACCGCACCAAGAAACTCCACCAGTGCCGCCACTGCAACTTCAAAATTGCCGACCCGTTTATTCTCAGTCGCCATATCTTGTCGGTCCACACAAAGGAGCCACAGGCCTCTCCCGAGAAGAGTGAGCCAAAGAGGACAGAGACGCACACTCCCGCCGCGACGCCCAAGAAGTCCACGCCGAGCTCGTCCAGCGCCgcagctgccgccgccgccgccaccgctgcCGGCCCGGCCGGCAGGGTGAGCGCGGCCAGCTTGGCCAGCAGTGTGACCGTGGTCATCGGCAAGGGACACAAAGAGAGGCGAATATACCAGTGTCAGTACTGCGACTACAGCACCGGGGACGCGTCGGGGTTCAAGCGGCACGTGATTTCCATTCACACTAAAGACTACCCGCACCGCTGCGAGATCTGTTCGAAGGGCTTCCGGCGTCCCTCGGAGAAGAACCAGCACATCCTGCGCCACCACAAAGACGGGGGGCAGGCGGAGTGA
- the LOC120821579 gene encoding zinc finger Y-chromosomal protein isoform X4 yields the protein MAVHRFAPDELVIQDAVEDVVSEYVHCDEDEDVAVETCVMALDGDEEGVAMGDIPDDGLDPEQQEDDQDGCGDYLMISLDEAGKMVSEDGTEVTVEGAVEDQEVEKDEDGQEVIKVYIFKADSGEDDMGESVDVSDGDAESVALTESSGQTLREKMVYMSVGDSHHNQGNHGAEDSESCENRNGAASALLHIDESDGVDEVSRQRNKTKRRSEPRQVQTAIIIGPYGQPLTVYPCMLCGKKFKSRGFLKRHTKNHHQEVLTRKKYQCTDCDFTTNKKASLHNHMEVHALSSKAPFECEMCGKEFHQQAALFSHRLQHHHREPKGQQPPGTPNKMHKCKFCDYETAEQGLLNRHLLAVHSKSFPHICVECGKGFRHPSELKKHMRTHTGEKPYSCLYCDYKSADSSNLKTHIKTKHSKEMPYKCERCFQTFAEEEELMQHGLTHEENKTHLCAHCDHKSSNSSDLKRHIISVHTKDYPHKCAICGKGFHRPSELKKHSVSHRTKKLHQCRHCNFKIADPFILSRHILSVHTKEPQASPEKSEPKRTETHTPAATPKKSTPSSSSAAAAAAAATAAGPAGRVSAASLASSVTVVIGKGHKERRIYQCQYCDYSTGDASGFKRHVISIHTKDYPHRCEICSKGFRRPSEKNQHILRHHKDGGQAE from the exons aTGGCCGTCCACAGGTTTGCCCCAGACGAGCTAGTCATCCAGGATGCTGTAGAGGACGTGGTCTCTGAGTATGTGCACTGCGATGAAGACGAAGACGTCGCAGTCGAAACCTGCGTGATGGCTCTTGACGGGGATGAGGAAGGTGTTGCCATGGGAGACATTCCTGATGATGGGCTTGacccagagcagcaggaggacgacCAAGATGGGTGTGGAGATTATCTAATGATATCCT TGGACGAAGCGGGAAAAATGGTATCGGAGGATGGAACGGAGGTAACAGTGGAGGGAGCTGTAGAGGACCAAGAGGTTGAGAAGGATGAGGATGGCCAGGAAGTGATAAAGGTTTACATCTTCAAGGCTGATTCTGGGGAGGATGACATGG GAGAATCGGTCGACGTCAGCGACGGTGACGCGGAGAGCGTGGCGCTGACCGAGTCTTCGGGCCAGACGCTCCGAGAAAAGATGGTCTACATGTCTGTGGGGGACTCTCATCACAACCAAGGAAACCATG GTGCAGAGGACAGCGAGAGCTGTGAAAACCGAAACGGTGCAGCCAGCGCACTGCTGCACATCGACGAGTCTGACGGGGTGGACGAAGTGAGCAGACAGCGCAACAAGACCAAGAGGCGGTCGGAGCCTCGCCAGGTACAGACAG CCATCATCATCGGCCCCTACGGTCAGCCTCTGACCGTTTACCCCTGCATGCTCTGTGGTAAAAAGTTCAAGTCACGAGGCTTCCTGAAACGCCACACCAAGAATCACCACCAGGAGGTTCTGACCAGGAAAAAGTACCAATGTACGGACTGCGACTTCACCACTAACAAGAAAGCCAGCCTCCACAACCACATGGAGGTGCACGCTCTGAGCAGCAAGGCCCCCTTCGAGTGTGAAATGTGCGGCAAGGAGTTCCACCAGCAGGCGGCGTTGTTTTCTCACCGACTGCAGCACCACCATCGAGAGCCCAAGGGCCAGCAGCCGCCCGGGACGCCCAACAAGATGCACAAATGCAAGTTCTGTGACTATGAAACTGCCGAGCAGGGGCTCCTCAATCGCCACCTGCTGGCGGTCCACAGTAAAAGCTTCCCCCACATCTGCGTGGAATGCGGAAAAGGCTTCCGCCATCCCTCGGAGTTGAAGAAacacatgcgcacgcacacggGCGAGAAGCCCTACTCCTGCCTTTACTGCGACTACAAGTCGGCCGACTCCTCTAATCTCAAGACTCACATCAAGACGAAGCATAGCAAAGAGATGCCGTACAAATGCGAGCGCTGTTTCCAGACCttcgccgaggaggaggagctgatgcAGCACGGACTTACGCACGAGGAGAATAAGACCCACCTTTGTGCCCACTGTGACCACAAGAGCTCCAACTCCAGTGACCTGAAGCGCCATATCATCTCCGTTCACACCAAGGACTACCCACACAAATGTGCCATCTGTGGTAAAGGCTTCCACCGGCCGTCCGAGCTGAAGAAGCACTCGGTGTCCCACCGCACCAAGAAACTCCACCAGTGCCGCCACTGCAACTTCAAAATTGCCGACCCGTTTATTCTCAGTCGCCATATCTTGTCGGTCCACACAAAGGAGCCACAGGCCTCTCCCGAGAAGAGTGAGCCAAAGAGGACAGAGACGCACACTCCCGCCGCGACGCCCAAGAAGTCCACGCCGAGCTCGTCCAGCGCCgcagctgccgccgccgccgccaccgctgcCGGCCCGGCCGGCAGGGTGAGCGCGGCCAGCTTGGCCAGCAGTGTGACCGTGGTCATCGGCAAGGGACACAAAGAGAGGCGAATATACCAGTGTCAGTACTGCGACTACAGCACCGGGGACGCGTCGGGGTTCAAGCGGCACGTGATTTCCATTCACACTAAAGACTACCCGCACCGCTGCGAGATCTGTTCGAAGGGCTTCCGGCGTCCCTCGGAGAAGAACCAGCACATCCTGCGCCACCACAAAGACGGGGGGCAGGCGGAGTGA
- the LOC120821579 gene encoding zinc finger Y-chromosomal protein 1 isoform X2 → MDEDVTRLTIHSEEPKIILHGLDEGGAGGQEFVVELQETVLVSEGEGEGMAVHRFAPDELVIQDAVEDVVSEYVHCDEDEDVAVETCVMALDGDEEGVAMGDIPDDGLDPEQQEDDQDGCGDYLMISLDEAGKMVSEDGTEVTVEGAVEDQEVEKDEDGQEVIKVYIFKADSGEDDMGESVDVSDGDAESVALTESSGQTLREKMVYMSVGDSHHNQGNHGAEDSESCENRNGAASALLHIDESDGVDEVSRQRNKTKRRSEPRQVQTAIIIGPYGQPLTVYPCMLCGKKFKSRGFLKRHTKNHHQEVLTRKKYQCTDCDFTTNKKASLHNHMEVHALSSKAPFECEMCGKEFHQQAALFSHRLQHHHREPKGQQPPGTPNKMHKCKFCDYETAEQGLLNRHLLAVHSKSFPHICVECGKGFRHPSELKKHMRTHTGEKPYSCLYCDYKSADSSNLKTHIKTKHSKEMPYKCERCFQTFAEEEELMQHGLTHEENKTHLCAHCDHKSSNSSDLKRHIISVHTKDYPHKCAICGKGFHRPSELKKHSVSHRTKKLHQCRHCNFKIADPFILSRHILSVHTKEPQASPEKSEPKRTETHTPAATPKKSTPSSSSAAAAAAAATAAGPAGRVSAASLASSVTVVIGKGHKERRIYQCQYCDYSTGDASGFKRHVISIHTKDYPHRCEICSKGFRRPSEKNQHILRHHKDGGQAE, encoded by the exons ATGGATGAGGATGTCACCAGGCTTACAATACATTCTGAAGAGCCTAAAATAATACTACACGGATTGG ATGAGGGTGGTGCCGGCGGGCAGGAGTTTGTTGTGGAGCTTCAAGAGACTGTGTTGGTGTccgaaggagagggggaaggcaTGGCCGTCCACAGGTTTGCCCCAGACGAGCTAGTCATCCAGGATGCTGTAGAGGACGTGGTCTCTGAGTATGTGCACTGCGATGAAGACGAAGACGTCGCAGTCGAAACCTGCGTGATGGCTCTTGACGGGGATGAGGAAGGTGTTGCCATGGGAGACATTCCTGATGATGGGCTTGacccagagcagcaggaggacgacCAAGATGGGTGTGGAGATTATCTAATGATATCCT TGGACGAAGCGGGAAAAATGGTATCGGAGGATGGAACGGAGGTAACAGTGGAGGGAGCTGTAGAGGACCAAGAGGTTGAGAAGGATGAGGATGGCCAGGAAGTGATAAAGGTTTACATCTTCAAGGCTGATTCTGGGGAGGATGACATGG GAGAATCGGTCGACGTCAGCGACGGTGACGCGGAGAGCGTGGCGCTGACCGAGTCTTCGGGCCAGACGCTCCGAGAAAAGATGGTCTACATGTCTGTGGGGGACTCTCATCACAACCAAGGAAACCATG GTGCAGAGGACAGCGAGAGCTGTGAAAACCGAAACGGTGCAGCCAGCGCACTGCTGCACATCGACGAGTCTGACGGGGTGGACGAAGTGAGCAGACAGCGCAACAAGACCAAGAGGCGGTCGGAGCCTCGCCAGGTACAGACAG CCATCATCATCGGCCCCTACGGTCAGCCTCTGACCGTTTACCCCTGCATGCTCTGTGGTAAAAAGTTCAAGTCACGAGGCTTCCTGAAACGCCACACCAAGAATCACCACCAGGAGGTTCTGACCAGGAAAAAGTACCAATGTACGGACTGCGACTTCACCACTAACAAGAAAGCCAGCCTCCACAACCACATGGAGGTGCACGCTCTGAGCAGCAAGGCCCCCTTCGAGTGTGAAATGTGCGGCAAGGAGTTCCACCAGCAGGCGGCGTTGTTTTCTCACCGACTGCAGCACCACCATCGAGAGCCCAAGGGCCAGCAGCCGCCCGGGACGCCCAACAAGATGCACAAATGCAAGTTCTGTGACTATGAAACTGCCGAGCAGGGGCTCCTCAATCGCCACCTGCTGGCGGTCCACAGTAAAAGCTTCCCCCACATCTGCGTGGAATGCGGAAAAGGCTTCCGCCATCCCTCGGAGTTGAAGAAacacatgcgcacgcacacggGCGAGAAGCCCTACTCCTGCCTTTACTGCGACTACAAGTCGGCCGACTCCTCTAATCTCAAGACTCACATCAAGACGAAGCATAGCAAAGAGATGCCGTACAAATGCGAGCGCTGTTTCCAGACCttcgccgaggaggaggagctgatgcAGCACGGACTTACGCACGAGGAGAATAAGACCCACCTTTGTGCCCACTGTGACCACAAGAGCTCCAACTCCAGTGACCTGAAGCGCCATATCATCTCCGTTCACACCAAGGACTACCCACACAAATGTGCCATCTGTGGTAAAGGCTTCCACCGGCCGTCCGAGCTGAAGAAGCACTCGGTGTCCCACCGCACCAAGAAACTCCACCAGTGCCGCCACTGCAACTTCAAAATTGCCGACCCGTTTATTCTCAGTCGCCATATCTTGTCGGTCCACACAAAGGAGCCACAGGCCTCTCCCGAGAAGAGTGAGCCAAAGAGGACAGAGACGCACACTCCCGCCGCGACGCCCAAGAAGTCCACGCCGAGCTCGTCCAGCGCCgcagctgccgccgccgccgccaccgctgcCGGCCCGGCCGGCAGGGTGAGCGCGGCCAGCTTGGCCAGCAGTGTGACCGTGGTCATCGGCAAGGGACACAAAGAGAGGCGAATATACCAGTGTCAGTACTGCGACTACAGCACCGGGGACGCGTCGGGGTTCAAGCGGCACGTGATTTCCATTCACACTAAAGACTACCCGCACCGCTGCGAGATCTGTTCGAAGGGCTTCCGGCGTCCCTCGGAGAAGAACCAGCACATCCTGCGCCACCACAAAGACGGGGGGCAGGCGGAGTGA